One Setaria viridis chromosome 3, Setaria_viridis_v4.0, whole genome shotgun sequence DNA window includes the following coding sequences:
- the LOC117847136 gene encoding non-specific lipid-transfer protein 2, with protein MAAGKASSLALLLVVLTVSSAMLELAPGAGAATTCTPTQLTPCAPAIVGNAAPSAACCAKLRAHPASCFCQYKKDPNMKRYVNSPNGKKVFAACKVPLPRC; from the coding sequence ATGGCAGCCGGCAAGGCGTCGTccctcgcgctcctcctggTGGTGCTCACGGTGTCGAGCGCCATGCTGGAGCTcgcgccgggcgcgggcgcggcgacgacgTGCACCCCGACGCAGCTGACCCCGTGCGCGCCGGCCATCGTCGGGAACGCGGCGCCCTCGGCGGCGTGCTGCGCGAAGCTCAGGGCGCACCCGGCGAGCTGCTTCTGCCAGTACAAGAAGGATCCCAACATGAAGCGCTACGTCAACTCCCCCAACGGCAAGAAGGTCTTCGCCGCCTGCAAGGTGCCGCTGCCCAGGTGCTGA
- the LOC117847525 gene encoding non-specific lipid-transfer protein 2, with protein MKPAQLLFAALAVLLLCAAAAPRGAEAATCDATQLTPCAGAIIGNSPPTAACCSKMREQQPCMCTYARDPNLQRYVSSPNGKKAMAACKVPVPSC; from the coding sequence ATGAAGCCGGCTCAGCTCCTGTTCGCGGCCCTCGCGGTCCTGCTgctgtgcgcggcggcggcgccgcggggcgcggaggcggcgacgtGCGACGCGACGCAGCTGACCCCGTGCGCGGGCGCCATCATCGGGAACTCGCCGCCCACCGCGGCGTGCTGCAGCAAGATGAGGGAGCAGCAGCCGTGCATGTGCACGTACGCGCGCGACCCAAACCTGCAGCGCTACGTCAGCTCGCCCAACGGCAAGAAGGCCATGGCCGCGTGCAAGGTGCCCGTGCCGTCCTGCTAA
- the LOC117848855 gene encoding reticulon-like protein B9 yields the protein MPPHVETSSSDDDGPTTRLFHRRRSVHKLLGGRKAADVMLWRDKNLSAGILAGATLVWFLFDVVEYNLVTLLCHIALLGVLLLFIWSNAAPLFDRQPPQIPEVIVSEQAFREIAQTTHYKLAHFVSILYDIACGKDLKKFLMVIGSLWMLAIVGDACSFITLLYVGFLCALTLPALYERYETEVDHLVAKGGEDLKKFYKKVDSNVLNKIPRGPVRTKVH from the exons ATGCCTCCTCATGTCGAGACCAGTTCTTCTGACGATGATGGACCAACGACAAGGCTATTTCATAGACGCAGATCAGTTCATAAGCTACTCGGTGGACGGAAAG CTGCGGACGTCATGCTATGGAGGGACAAAAACCTATCAGCAGGGATCCTCGCAGGGGCAACATTGGTCTGGTTCCTGTTCGACGTGGTTGAGTACAACCTAGTAACGCTCCTTTGTCACATTGCACTCCTTGGGGTGCTTCTGCTCTTCATTTGGTCGAACGCCGCGCCTCTCTTTGACAG GCAGCCTCCACAGATCCCAGAGGTCATTGTTTCTGAACAAGCGTTCAGAGAAATTGCACAGACCACCCATTACAAGCTGGCTCACTTTGTATCAATCCTATATGACATTGCATGCGGGAAGGATCTAAAGAAGTTTCTCATG GTGATTGGGTCTCTGTGGATGCTGGCAATCGTTGGAGACGCCTGCAGTTTCATCACACTATTATATGTTG GATTCTTGTGTGCTCTAACTTTACCGGCATTATATGAAAGATACGAAACAGAAGTGGACCATCTTGTCGCTAAGGGTGGTGAAGATCTAAAGAAGTTCTATAAGAAGGTTGACTCCAATGTGCTCAACAAGATCCCGAGAGGCCCTGTCAGGACAAAAGTTCACTAA
- the LOC117848854 gene encoding uncharacterized protein, with amino-acid sequence MTTGNKRVGTSGGAQVLPEEMMTEVFLRLPIKSILQCRAVCRSWADVLSSEEFCRLHMARAEAASATPKLFFTSPTSGFDATAVYLGSSSGPDDGLLFTLNNVRGDFMDMTSSPCHGLTLLYDAVAPAYYVFNAATRTVTRLPPCQDSAHATAGLTFDARTKEYKVVRLFNGKYLEKQHIKCEIYTLGGKQGDCWRPAVGGVPFRFCLAADVAISHATFDKLQPVFADGFLNWLIHPDFLVIRPRAAILSFSITDESFRWVHSPPFVVSGVHLVELTGHLCMVRDLRNVSPDCSMLEIWKLNDYSTGGWSLKHRIDLLQHAARDLTDPQIIRVIGSVNAYGSTKKVVIATSKRKVIAYDPVLGTLETILAIRETYSSYQTEQSALRLSLFKESLVPVHQTNEEMALSTPLAEATREILLRLPGDYTVQAKLVCKQWLRLIENESFMHYYYSHNNMDRRPKIMLVGKGTGGSGFSFAPLNELKQHIPNHDTWLDMKVVCSKPCHGMNLISTEMKDYLYNPCTGYRFVYLSRGQFTHMPCNNPGYGYMPQDHAFAVGNKNVGLGFNLLMQEHVIVRFSYQRKDFKTRQYLLTCTVITCGIGCTQSHFYPPLPVNDMPPTYIKGLLYWMSEPRLGQTYERAIVSFDIAANSFGVISCPSCIATWNNRCSSLAFVVELEGSLCAVLANPVAEELDIWKLENGEWSIAYKVNLKGWSGYSLRANVVMPLAVDPKDGRILLNTGKKLGIYDPRRHSIESLYDLDEMLHVRSAEKSSRFGVCEGFDVNKCKHSVKKSCTWKPPVRQLKIFNGSSPALSWKISASSSGAQPLEETNQYTRIMPLVPILYEESLASYPRVRKARCLER; translated from the coding sequence ATGACGACGGGGAATAAGAGGGTTGGAACATCTGGCGGTGCACAGGTGCTGCCGGAGGAGATGATGACAGAAGTGTTCCTGCGGCTGCCCATCAAATCCATCCTCCAGTGTCGGGCCGTCTGCCGGTCCTGGGCTGATGTGCTTTCTTCTGAGGAATTCTGCCGCCTTCACATGGCGAGGGCTGAGGCAGCGTCAGCGACACCTAAGCTGTTTTTCACCTCACCAACATCTGGTTTCGATGCCACAGCGGTGTACTTAGGCTCATCATCGGGCCCTGATGATGGTCTGCTGTTCACTTTGAACAATGTACGTGGTGATTTCATGGATATGACATCTTCACCGTGCCATGGACTCACCCTTCTCTACGATGCTGTGGCACCAGCTTACTATGTTTTCAATGCAGCCACAAGAACAGTCACCAGGTTGCCGCCTTGCCAAGATTCGGCACATGCCACTGCTGGACTCACGTTTGATGCCCGGACTAAGGAGTACAAGGTGGTGAGGTTATTCAATGGGAAATATCTTGAGAAGCAGCATATTAAGTGTGAGATATACACACTGGGTGGTAAGCAGGGGGATTGCTGGAGGCCAGCTGTTGGAGGAGTACCCTTCAGGTTTTGCCTTGCTGCTGATGTCGCTATTAGTCATGCAACATTTGATAAACTGCAGCCGGTGTTTGCAGATGGATTTCTGAATTGGCTTATACATCCTGATTTTCTAGTCATAAGACCACGAGCTGCCATCCTATCATTTTCCATCACAGACGAGTCCTTTAGATGGGTCCATTCACCTCCCTTCGTGGTATCTGGTGTTCATCTGGTGGAACTTACTGGTCACTTGTGTATGGTCCGGGATCTTCGTAATGTCTCACCTGATTGTAGCATGTTGGAGATTTGGAAGCTGAATGATTATAGCACTGGTGGTTGGTCGCTGAAGCATCGCATTGATTTATTACAGCATGCTGCTAGAGATTTAACTGACCCACAGATTATTAGAGTTATCGGTTCAGTTAATGCTTACGGGTCAACAAAGAAGGTAGTCATTGCTACATCCAAACGCAAGGTTATTGCCTACGATCCTGTGTTGGGAACTCTAGAAACCATTCTTGCAATTAGAGAAACCTATTCATCTTATCAAACTGAGCAATCTGCTCTTAGACTCTCTTTATTTAAAGAGAGTCTTGTTCCAGTGCATCAAACAAATGAAGAGATGGCATTGTCAACTCCCCTGGCTGAGGCGACTAGGGAGATCCTACTCCGACTCCCAGGTGATTATACCGTGCAAGCCAAACTTGTATGCAAGCAGTGGCTTAGGTTGATCGAGAATGAAAGCTTCATGCACTATTATTATTCACATAACAACATGGACAGGAGGCCAAAGATCATGCTTGTGGGCAAGGGTACTGGAGGATCGGGTTTCAGTTTTGCTCCCCTAAATGAATTGAAGCAGCACATTCCCAATCATGATACATGGCTTGACATGAAGGTGGTTTGCTCCAAGCCATGCCATGGTATGAATCTGATAAGCACTGAAATGAAGGACTACCTCTACAACCCTTGCACAGGTTACCGTTTTGTCTATCTCAGTCGAGGGCAGTTCACTCATATGCCCTGTAATAATCCTGGCTATGGCTATATGCCACAAGACCATGCTTTTGCTGTTGGCAATAAGAATGTTGGTTTGGGGTTCAATCTGTTGATGCAAGAGCATGTTATAGTCCGTTTTTCGTATCAACGAAAGGATTTCAAAACCCGCCAATATTTATTGACGTGTACAGTTATTACCTGTGGCATTGGCTGTACGCAAAGCCACTTCTATCCGCCTTTGCCTGTGAATGACATGCCACCAACCTATATCAAAGGGCTGCTCTACTGGATGAGCGAACCAAGGTTGGGCCAGACTTATGAGAGAGCCATCGTGTCGTTCGACATAGCAGCAAATTCATTTGGTGTCATCTCCTGTCCTTCATGCATTGCAACATGGAACAATAGATGTTCTTCCCTAGCTTTTGTGGTAGAGCTTGAGGGAAGTTTGTGTGCTGTTCTTGCAAATCCAGTTGCAGAAGAGCTAGATATTTGGAAGCTGGAGAATGGTGAATGGAGTATAGCATATAAGGTAAATTTGAAAGGTTGGTCAGGCTATTCCCTCAGGGCAAATGTTGTCATGCCATTGGCTGTTGATCCTAAGGATGGGAGGATCTTGCTGAACACAGGAAAGAAACTAGGCATTTATGATCCAAGAAGGCATTCTATTGAAAGCTTGTACGATCTTGATGAGATGCTACATGTCAGAAGTGCAGAAAAATCTTCACGTTTTGGAGTTTGTGAAGGTTTTGACGTTAACAAATGCAAACATTCTGTGAAGAAGTCCTGTACGTGGAAGCCACCGGTAAGGCAGCTCAAGATCTTTAATGGGTCTTCGCCTGCTTTATCTTGGAAGATTTCTGCAAGCTCCAGTGGTGCACAACCTTTGGAGGAAACAAATCAATATACTAGAATTATGCCCTTGGTCCCTATATTATACGAGGAGAGCCTAGCAAGTTATCCCCGTGTGCGCAAAGCAAGGTGTTTAGAACGATAA
- the LOC117846981 gene encoding phytochrome-associated serine/threonine-protein phosphatase 3: MDLDLWIAKVKEGQHLAEHELQSLCEYVKEILIEESNVQPVNSPVTVCGDIHGQFHDLMKLFATGGHVPDTNYIFMGDFVDRGFNSLEVFTILLLLKARYPAHITLLRGNHESRQLTQVYGFYDECQRKYGNANAWRYCTDVFDYLTLSAIINGTVLCVHGGLSPDVRTVDQIRVIDRNCEIPHEGPFCDLMWSDPEEIDTWAVSPRGAGWLFGTRVTQEFNHINKIELVCRAHQLVQEGLKYMFDNGLVTVWSAPNYCYRCGNIASILSFSENMEREVKFFTETEENNQMRGPRTAVPYFL, encoded by the exons ATGGATTTGGATCTGTGGATCGCCAAGGTCAAGGAGGGGCAGCACCTCGCCGAGCACGAGCTTCAGTCCCTCTGCGAATAC GTGAAGGAGATTCTTATCGAGGAATCGAATGTGCAGCCTGTCAATAGCCCTGTGACAGTGTGTGGAGACATCCACGGGCAGTTTCATGACTTGATGAAACTCTTTGCGACCGGAGGACATGTCCCCGATACGAATTACATATTTATG GGTGACTTTGTGGATCGCGGGTTCAACAGCCTAGAGGTCTTCACAATCCTTTTGCTTCTAAAAGCAAG GTACCCTGCCCACATAACCCTTCTACGTGGGAATCATGAAAGCAGACAGTTGACACAG GTGTATGGTTTTTATGATGAGTGTCAGAGGAAGTATGGAAATGCCAATGCATGGAGATATTGTACTGATGTTTTTGATTACCTTACTCTTTCAGCAATCATTAATGGCACT GTCCTCTGTGTTCATGGTGGCCTTTCACCTGATGTACGGACTGTTGATCAG ATACGAGTCATCGATCGCAATTGTGAAATTCCCCATGAAGGGCCTTTCTGTGATCTGATGTGGAGTGACCCGGAAGAGATAGATACATGGGCAGTTAGTCCCCGTGGAGCAGGTTGGCTTTTTGGAACAAGGGTGACTCAAGAG TTCAACCATATTAATAAGATTGAGTTAGTTTGCCGAGCCCATCAACTGGTCCAGGAAGGCCTAAAGTACATGTTTGATAACGGCCTTGTAACT GTGTGGTCTGCACCTAATTATTGCTACAGATGTGGCAATATTGCTTCTATACTAAGCTTCAGTGAAAATATG GAAAGGGAGGTCAAGTTCTTCACAGAGACAGAGGAAAACAACCAGATGCGAGGGCCAAGGACTGCCGTCCCATATTTTCTTTGA